From the genome of Virgibacillus proomii, one region includes:
- a CDS encoding UvrB/UvrC motif-containing protein, protein MECQECHERPATVHFTQVIQGQKMEVHVCKVCAKEMGYMSYPEEGHSLHNLLSGLFNFDTSGLTKPQGKTYQQIHDLQCPKCEMTFSQFKQVGKFGCAVCYETFNDRLDPIFRRVHAGNVKHNGKIPKRQGGYLHKKKQLEDLKAHLKKLVENEEFEEAAKVRDQIRELSQQDDSEAGDQA, encoded by the coding sequence ATGGAATGTCAAGAATGCCATGAGCGGCCCGCGACAGTTCATTTTACACAAGTTATTCAAGGACAAAAAATGGAGGTTCATGTTTGCAAAGTGTGTGCAAAGGAAATGGGCTACATGAGTTACCCCGAAGAAGGACATTCCTTGCATAATTTACTTTCCGGACTCTTTAATTTTGATACCTCAGGCTTAACTAAACCTCAAGGGAAAACCTATCAACAAATACACGATTTACAATGTCCTAAATGTGAAATGACATTTTCGCAATTTAAACAAGTTGGTAAATTTGGTTGTGCTGTTTGTTATGAAACTTTTAATGACAGGTTAGATCCTATTTTTCGAAGGGTACATGCAGGTAATGTGAAGCATAATGGGAAAATACCAAAACGTCAAGGAGGATATTTGCATAAAAAGAAACAACTGGAGGACTTAAAAGCACATTTAAAGAAACTAGTAGAGAATGAGGAATTTGAAGAGGCGGCAAAAGTAAGAGATCAAATACGTGAATTAAGTCAACAGGATGATTCAGAGGCAGGTGACCAAGCATGA
- the clpC gene encoding ATP-dependent protease ATP-binding subunit ClpC, with product MMSGRFTERAQKVFALAQEEAVRLGHNNIGTEHILLALVREGEGIAAKALQSLGLEVSKIQQEVEKLIGIGKQPMQTIHYTPRAKKVVELCQDEARKLGHSYVGTEHILLGLIREGEGVAARVLNNLGVSLNKARQQVLQLLGSNESQANRQGRGQQSNANTPTLDSLARDLTVSAKEGNIDPVIGRSKEIERVIQVLSRRTKNNPVLIGEPGVGKTAVAEGLAQQIVNNEVPETLRDKRVMTLDMGTVVAGTKYRGEFEDRLKKVMEEIRQAGNIILFIDELHTLIGAGGAEGAIDASNILKPSLARGELQCIGATTLDEYRKYIEKDAALERRFQPIQVDEPTLEETVQILKGLRDRYEAHHRVTITDEAIHAAVNLSDRYITDRFLPDKAIDLIDEAGSKVRLRSYTVPPNLKELEQKLEEVRKEKDAAVQSQEFEKAASLRDSEQRLREEVEETKQKWKEKQGQMDSEVTIEDIASVVSIWTGVPVSKLTKDESDRLLNLEKILHNRVIGQEEAVNAIAKAIRRARAGLKDPKRPIGSFIFLGPTGVGKTELARALAEAMFADEDAMIRIDMSEYMEKHATSRLVGSPPGYVGYEEGGQLTEKVRRKPYSVVLLDEIEKAHPEVFNILLQVLEDGRLTDSKGRVVDFRNTVLIMTSNVGASELRRNKYVGFNIGDENQEYKDMKAKVMDELKKAFRPEFLNRIDETIVFHSLEKKHMKSIVILMIEQLQRRLKEQGIEFSLTDKAIEKIANKGFDPEYGARPLRRSIQKNIEDLLSEELLKGTIAKGQKVKIGLNNKGAFIILK from the coding sequence ATGATGTCAGGACGTTTTACAGAAAGAGCGCAAAAAGTATTTGCATTAGCTCAGGAAGAGGCTGTTCGACTGGGTCATAACAATATTGGAACGGAGCATATTCTTTTAGCCCTTGTTCGTGAGGGAGAGGGTATTGCTGCTAAAGCATTGCAATCCCTAGGTTTGGAAGTTTCCAAAATACAGCAGGAAGTAGAGAAATTAATCGGTATTGGAAAGCAACCGATGCAAACAATCCATTATACGCCGCGGGCCAAAAAAGTAGTAGAGCTTTGTCAAGATGAAGCAAGAAAGCTCGGACACTCTTATGTAGGCACGGAGCATATTCTTCTTGGTCTCATCCGTGAAGGAGAAGGTGTTGCTGCTAGAGTTTTAAATAATTTAGGGGTTAGCCTTAACAAGGCGAGACAACAAGTACTGCAGTTGTTAGGGAGCAATGAGTCGCAAGCAAATCGTCAAGGTCGTGGACAGCAATCAAATGCTAATACACCAACACTTGATTCCCTTGCTCGTGATCTTACCGTTAGTGCAAAAGAGGGGAATATTGATCCAGTTATTGGACGTAGCAAGGAAATTGAACGTGTCATTCAAGTGTTAAGTCGACGTACAAAAAATAATCCGGTTTTAATTGGTGAGCCTGGGGTTGGTAAAACAGCTGTTGCAGAAGGGCTTGCACAACAAATTGTTAACAACGAGGTTCCGGAAACGTTACGGGATAAACGAGTGATGACACTTGATATGGGTACTGTAGTTGCAGGTACCAAGTATCGAGGAGAATTTGAGGATCGTTTAAAAAAGGTAATGGAAGAAATTCGCCAAGCTGGTAATATCATTCTATTTATAGATGAGCTTCATACTTTAATCGGTGCTGGCGGGGCAGAAGGAGCAATTGATGCTTCCAATATATTAAAGCCTTCGCTTGCCCGTGGTGAATTGCAATGTATTGGTGCAACAACGTTAGATGAATATCGTAAATATATTGAAAAGGATGCTGCTCTTGAGCGTAGGTTCCAGCCCATTCAAGTAGATGAACCTACTTTAGAAGAAACAGTACAAATTTTAAAAGGCTTGCGTGATCGTTACGAAGCGCATCATCGTGTGACGATTACCGATGAAGCTATTCATGCTGCAGTAAACCTATCTGATCGCTATATTACGGATCGCTTCCTTCCTGATAAAGCAATTGATCTCATTGATGAAGCTGGCTCCAAAGTGCGTTTGCGTTCTTATACGGTTCCGCCAAATCTAAAAGAGCTAGAACAGAAGCTGGAAGAGGTTCGCAAGGAAAAAGATGCTGCTGTACAAAGCCAAGAATTTGAAAAAGCTGCTTCACTTCGTGATTCAGAACAGCGGCTTCGTGAGGAAGTAGAGGAAACGAAGCAAAAATGGAAGGAAAAACAAGGCCAAATGGACTCAGAGGTCACAATTGAGGATATAGCAAGCGTTGTATCCATATGGACCGGAGTACCTGTTTCTAAATTGACGAAAGATGAAAGTGACCGCTTATTAAATCTAGAAAAAATCCTTCATAATCGTGTAATTGGTCAAGAAGAGGCCGTAAATGCAATCGCTAAGGCTATTCGAAGAGCTCGAGCAGGTTTAAAAGATCCGAAGCGACCAATTGGCTCATTTATTTTTTTAGGGCCAACAGGGGTTGGAAAAACAGAATTAGCCAGAGCATTGGCTGAGGCAATGTTTGCAGATGAGGATGCGATGATTCGAATTGATATGTCTGAGTATATGGAAAAACACGCAACCTCTCGCTTGGTTGGTTCTCCTCCTGGCTATGTTGGTTATGAAGAGGGCGGTCAGTTGACAGAAAAAGTACGTAGAAAGCCGTATTCCGTTGTATTGTTAGATGAAATTGAAAAGGCACATCCAGAAGTATTTAACATTTTATTACAAGTACTTGAAGATGGACGATTAACTGATTCAAAGGGCCGTGTAGTAGACTTTCGAAACACTGTGTTGATCATGACATCAAACGTTGGAGCTAGTGAATTGAGGCGAAATAAATACGTTGGCTTTAATATTGGAGACGAAAACCAAGAATATAAGGATATGAAGGCAAAAGTCATGGATGAATTGAAAAAAGCCTTTCGCCCAGAATTTTTAAACCGTATTGACGAAACCATTGTGTTCCATTCCTTAGAGAAAAAGCATATGAAGAGCATTGTTATACTCATGATTGAGCAGTTACAGCGTCGTCTGAAAGAACAAGGGATTGAATTTTCGCTAACTGATAAAGCAATTGAAAAAATTGCTAACAAAGGATTTGATCCTGAATATGGTGCAAGGCCGCTTCGTCGTTCCATTCAAAAGAATATAGAAGATTTATTATCAGAGGAGCTTTTGAAGGGAACTATTGCTAAAGGACAAAAAGTGAAGATAGGCTTGAATAATAAAGGGGCATTTATTATTCTTAAATAA
- a CDS encoding protein arginine kinase → MTLQHFMNEAISPWMRKEGPDSDIVLSSRIRLARNFANVPYPIAADPSQLEEIRSFFKEKYEGKSFGAYKNFAFLSIRDLTVIEKRVLVEKHLISPLLAKHSESAAALISENEQVSLMINEEDHIRLQLYVPGFQLSEALQQAFEIDNWLEEKINYAFDEKRGYLTSCPTNVGTGMRASVMMHLPALVVTKQINRMLPAINQLGLVVRGIYGEGSEAQGNIFQISNQITLGKPEADIVADLQSVVKQLIEYERYAREQLIKQSGVQLEDRIYRSYGVLEYARIIESQEAASCLSNVRLGIDLGLIKNISRNILNELMILTQPGFLQQYAKKTLNANERDQLRASLIRQRLQLEQ, encoded by the coding sequence ATGACGCTGCAACACTTTATGAACGAAGCAATTAGCCCCTGGATGCGAAAAGAAGGCCCCGATAGTGATATCGTATTAAGCAGTAGAATCCGGCTTGCGCGTAACTTTGCAAATGTCCCTTATCCCATTGCAGCCGATCCAAGTCAACTAGAGGAAATTCGTAGTTTTTTTAAAGAAAAATATGAAGGTAAATCTTTCGGAGCATACAAGAATTTTGCATTTCTATCCATTCGTGATTTAACCGTGATAGAGAAACGTGTTCTAGTCGAAAAGCATTTGATAAGCCCGTTACTGGCCAAACATTCTGAGTCTGCTGCAGCACTAATATCAGAAAATGAACAAGTGTCCCTAATGATAAATGAAGAAGACCATATACGCTTACAATTATATGTTCCGGGTTTTCAGCTATCTGAAGCGTTGCAACAGGCTTTTGAAATAGATAATTGGCTGGAAGAAAAAATTAATTATGCATTTGATGAAAAGCGAGGATATTTAACAAGTTGTCCTACAAATGTAGGTACAGGGATGCGGGCGTCAGTTATGATGCATTTACCAGCACTAGTAGTAACGAAACAAATTAATCGCATGCTTCCAGCTATTAACCAGTTAGGTCTTGTAGTAAGGGGCATTTACGGTGAAGGTAGTGAAGCGCAGGGTAATATTTTCCAAATATCCAATCAAATAACGTTAGGAAAACCTGAAGCGGATATTGTAGCCGATTTACAAAGTGTGGTAAAGCAATTAATTGAGTATGAGCGTTATGCAAGAGAACAGTTAATAAAACAATCAGGAGTTCAATTAGAAGATCGTATTTATCGTTCATACGGTGTTTTAGAATATGCTCGAATCATCGAGTCTCAAGAGGCCGCTAGCTGCTTATCCAATGTTCGTCTAGGAATTGACTTAGGGTTAATAAAAAATATTTCACGAAATATATTAAATGAATTAATGATATTGACACAGCCAGGTTTTTTACAACAATATGCTAAAAAAACTTTAAATGCAAATGAACGTGACCAATTACGAGCATCACTTATTCGCCAACGCTTACAATTGGAGCAATAG
- a CDS encoding CtsR family transcriptional regulator yields the protein MSNISDIIERYLKEILQQKGKNVIEIKRSEIADQFKCVPSQINYVINTRFTVEKGYIVESKRGGGGYIRIIRVTHQDESKLIDEIIEMINPSVSQQKALGVLERLLEEELITEREAKIMLSAIKRSTLAFKLPLRDEVRARVLTSMLTTLKYLNK from the coding sequence ATGAGTAATATATCAGATATCATTGAGCGATATTTAAAAGAAATCCTTCAACAAAAAGGGAAAAATGTAATTGAAATAAAAAGAAGCGAAATTGCTGACCAATTTAAATGTGTCCCCTCACAAATTAACTATGTGATTAATACTCGTTTTACAGTGGAAAAAGGGTATATAGTAGAAAGTAAGCGAGGCGGTGGCGGTTATATTCGAATTATCCGAGTGACTCATCAAGATGAGTCAAAGCTGATTGATGAAATCATTGAAATGATTAACCCTTCTGTTTCACAACAAAAAGCATTAGGTGTATTAGAACGATTATTAGAAGAAGAACTGATCACAGAACGAGAAGCTAAAATTATGTTAAGTGCTATTAAGCGAAGTACGTTGGCGTTTAAGTTACCATTAAGAGATGAAGTACGTGCTCGTGTACTAACATCAATGTTAACGACACTCAAGTACCTAAATAAGTAA
- a CDS encoding MgtC/SapB family protein codes for MVHELLGDNFYIILTRLLIALVLAGVIGFERELKNHSAGFRTHMGVGSCLMMLLSLFGFEMFLEEYDNIRFDPARIPSYVISGIGFLGAGTIIVYGGTIRGLTTAASIWTVAGLGLVVGAGMYAAAVLTTVIILLSLIFLNNFERLFRRGKAPNVIQIVTLPDVQINEVVKVFDKFNIAIKKVEVSKIENNLRNIFIVMETNPELDRISLFDEIAHVDYVKNVTELT; via the coding sequence ATGGTGCACGAATTATTGGGTGATAACTTTTATATCATATTGACACGTCTCTTGATAGCATTAGTTCTAGCAGGAGTAATTGGATTCGAACGGGAATTGAAAAATCACTCTGCAGGTTTTCGAACACATATGGGTGTGGGTTCTTGTTTAATGATGCTGTTATCATTATTTGGTTTTGAAATGTTTCTAGAGGAATATGATAATATTCGTTTTGACCCTGCCAGAATTCCTTCTTATGTAATTAGTGGAATCGGCTTTCTTGGTGCTGGGACAATTATTGTTTATGGAGGAACGATAAGAGGATTAACTACTGCCGCTTCCATATGGACAGTTGCAGGTTTAGGATTAGTTGTTGGTGCGGGAATGTACGCAGCTGCTGTATTGACAACAGTAATTATTTTACTTAGTCTTATATTTCTCAATAATTTTGAACGTTTATTTCGACGTGGAAAAGCTCCCAATGTCATTCAAATTGTTACTCTACCGGATGTTCAGATAAATGAGGTAGTTAAAGTATTTGATAAGTTCAATATAGCTATAAAAAAAGTTGAGGTATCAAAAATAGAAAATAATTTGCGAAATATCTTTATCGTTATGGAAACTAATCCGGAATTGGATCGGATTTCTTTATTTGACGAAATAGCTCATGTCGATTATGTAAAAAATGTAACAGAGCTAACATAA